The genome window AATGGAGGCGAACGCCTTCACGCAGGCGATGTGTTTCTGCGTCACCATGGTTTCGGCGACAGTAAGCACGCCACTGCGGTCGGCGCGGTTGGCGATGCCAACGGCGGAGGCAAGGGCCTCGCGCAGAAGCTGGCCTTCCACGGTGTCGTAGGAAAAGTCGTTGCCCGGCCCGAAAGCCTCAATCGTCTCGCCGTCTGTTTCGATCAGCGCGACGTCAACGCCGTCCAGCGAAGTGCCGCTCATCAGCCCGATCGCCTTCATTTCCCACCGCCCCGCTGTTTCACGCTCAATGCGAATGTTGACGCACAATGCGAATGCCTTACATGGTTCTCCCTTGCTACCACGTCAGAAAAGCGCCTGTCGAGGCGCGCTGGCGCGAAGGAGGAGACCATGGCCGCACCGGCAACCCATTCGGACTTCGTTCAGATCCTGAAGGAGCGCGGCTATCTTCATCAGGTGTCCGACGAAGAAGGGCTGAGGAAGCGCGCGGCCGAGGGGCGGATCACGGCCTATATCGGCTTCGACTGCACCGCACCGAGCCTCCATGTCGGCCATCTCATCTCGATCATGATGCTGCGTATCTTGCAGAAGAGCGGGCATCGCCCCATCGTGCTGCTCGGCGGCGGCACGACGAAGGTCGGCGACCCGTCCGGCAAGGACGAGCAGCGCAAGATCCTCTCGCAGGCTGATATCGACTTCAACAAGGCGAGCCTGAAGACCGTTTACGAGCGCTTCCTCACCTTCGGCGATGGCCCCGCCGACGCCATCATGGCCGACAATGACGAGTGGCTGTCCAGCCTGCGCTACATCGAATTCCTGCGCGACTACGGGCGGCACTTCACCATCAACCGCATGCTCACCTTCGATTCCGTGAAACTCCGGCTCGACCGCGAGCAGCCGCTGACGTTCCTCGAATTCAACTACATGCTGCTTCAGGCGTACGATTTCCTCGAACTGTCGCGCCGCTACGGCTGCGTGCTCCAGATGGGCGGGTCCGACCAGTGGGGCAACATCGTCAACGGGATGGAGCTTGGCCGGCGCGTGGACGGGCGCGAGCTGTTCGCGCTGACGACACCGCTGCTCACCACGTCGTCTGGCGCGAAGATGGGCAAGTCGGCCGGTGGCGCGGTCTGGCTCAACGCCGATTTGCTGAGCCCGTACGAATATTGGCAATACTGGCGCAACACCGAGGAC of Rhodomicrobium vannielii ATCC 17100 contains these proteins:
- the tyrS gene encoding tyrosine--tRNA ligase; its protein translation is MAAPATHSDFVQILKERGYLHQVSDEEGLRKRAAEGRITAYIGFDCTAPSLHVGHLISIMMLRILQKSGHRPIVLLGGGTTKVGDPSGKDEQRKILSQADIDFNKASLKTVYERFLTFGDGPADAIMADNDEWLSSLRYIEFLRDYGRHFTINRMLTFDSVKLRLDREQPLTFLEFNYMLLQAYDFLELSRRYGCVLQMGGSDQWGNIVNGMELGRRVDGRELFALTTPLLTTSSGAKMGKSAGGAVWLNADLLSPYEYWQYWRNTEDGDVGRFLKLFTEMPLDEIARLEALQGAEINEAKKILATEVTALLHGREAAETAADTARRAFEEGAAAEGLPTVEIPRGELAEGVGILNAAVKAGLVASTSDARRQIKGGALKVNDVAVTDDRASVSLANLDAEGVIKLSLGKKRHVLLKPTQ